Proteins encoded together in one Bacteroides ovatus window:
- a CDS encoding tyrosine-type recombinase/integrase translates to MHECKTVTLRTRPLKGRMMSFYLDYYPGYRDKETMKVIRHESLGIYVYANPRNKREQNFNEVMTEKAEAIRCRRFESVVNERYDFFDKYKLKADFLEHYRKQLRKHDQKWEFVYLHFNNFVHGKCTFEEIDIDLCNKFREYLLTAKKLRRKGRITRNSASGYWSTFRGFLKILYRNGMIKTNVNDFLDKIETEDVVKEYLSVDELYKLAETPCKKPILKIASLFSCMTSLRISDILALCWEDIVDYSAGGKCVHIITQKNKAEDIIPISEEALGLIGYNSEKKGLVFKGLMRSWTQIPMKEWIRSAGITKNITFHSYRRTFATLQAAAGTDIRTIQSIMAHKSITTTQRYIKVVDANKREASKKITLTRKD, encoded by the coding sequence ATGCATGAATGTAAAACAGTAACGTTGAGAACACGTCCGTTAAAAGGTAGAATGATGTCTTTCTATCTAGATTATTATCCTGGGTATCGAGACAAAGAGACTATGAAAGTTATCCGTCATGAATCGCTTGGCATCTATGTCTATGCCAATCCGAGAAACAAACGAGAACAGAATTTCAACGAGGTAATGACCGAGAAAGCCGAAGCCATCCGTTGCCGCAGGTTCGAGTCAGTTGTCAATGAACGGTATGACTTCTTTGACAAGTACAAACTCAAGGCAGACTTCTTGGAGCATTATCGCAAGCAACTCCGTAAGCATGACCAGAAATGGGAGTTTGTCTATCTGCATTTCAACAACTTCGTACATGGTAAATGTACTTTTGAAGAGATTGACATAGACCTTTGCAACAAGTTTCGGGAGTATCTGCTCACAGCTAAAAAACTGAGACGCAAAGGACGCATAACACGAAACTCCGCATCGGGATACTGGTCTACCTTCAGGGGATTCCTGAAAATACTCTACCGCAATGGAATGATAAAGACCAATGTCAATGATTTTTTGGATAAGATTGAAACAGAGGATGTAGTCAAGGAGTATCTGTCTGTAGATGAACTGTACAAGTTGGCTGAAACACCGTGCAAGAAGCCCATTCTGAAAATAGCATCGCTGTTTTCATGTATGACCAGTTTACGTATCAGTGATATACTCGCACTATGCTGGGAAGATATTGTAGACTACTCAGCCGGAGGGAAATGCGTACATATCATTACACAAAAAAACAAAGCGGAAGATATCATTCCTATTAGTGAAGAAGCATTGGGATTGATAGGCTATAATTCTGAAAAGAAAGGTTTGGTATTCAAGGGACTTATGCGTAGTTGGACGCAAATCCCAATGAAAGAGTGGATTCGTTCTGCCGGAATTACCAAGAACATAACATTTCACTCGTATCGTAGAACATTTGCAACGCTACAAGCAGCTGCCGGAACGGACATCCGCACCATACAGAGCATCATGGCACACAAGAGTATCACCACCACTCAAAGGTATATCAAAGTAGTGGATGCCAACAAACGTGAAGCTAGCAAGAAGATTACCTTGACACGGAAGGACTGA